Genomic DNA from Candidatus Sulfurimonas marisnigri:
AAGCAACAGAAACAACGGGAATGTCAACATCAATATCAAGAGGTTTTATAATAGGGTTCATCGCACCTTTAGGAAACATACCTGAGTTTTGCATAATCTTGTCATACACTTTAAGGTTTGACCCCTCTTTTTCCTCACCAATAAAAAATGCGGCATTTACAATTCCGACATTATCCATAGCCATTCCAGAGATGTGCTCAACTCCCTTTACCTCTTTAAGCTTTCGCTCTAGTGGTTTAACAATAACTTTTTCTATCTCGGCTGCACTAGCACCTGGAAGAGCAACAATTACAGTAGAACCACTTACTACCATCTGAGGGTTCTCTTCTCTTGGCATAATCATAAGGGCTAGATATCCAATGGAGAGTAAAAATATACCCAATACAATAGTTAGAGGATTTCTTAAAAATCCAGATGCCAGTTTCCCGGCTATATCATTTGGTTTATAATTATTCATAAGCAGTGCCTTATTTAATAATTACAGTAGCATACATACCAGGATATACTGATTTGTAACTGTTTTTAAATGAAATTTTAATCTGAAATGTGTGAGTCATCGGGTTTGAATTGGGGATAATCGCACTTACTGTCCCTATCACTTTTATGTTTTGTGATGGTATGTTCACAGTAACCTTTGTTCCATGCTTTATGCGGCTTAAATCATTTTCAGCTATTTCAGCAGATATTTTAAGATTAGTTAAATCTGAAAGTATAATAGCTGGCATACCAGGCATAGCCATCTCACCGACTTTTATGTTTTTATTTACAATAACACCGTCATTTGGCGCTTTTATATTTAGGTATCTGTACTGGTTTTTAACTTCTGCTAATTGTGCTTCTGCTTGTGTCACTTGCTTCTTTGCTATGTTTATCATATTCGCTAAATTTTGTTCAGCAAGTGAAAGATTCTCAACTTCAAACTTTGAAACCATATCTTTTTCAAGAAGTCTCTTATGACGCTCTAGGTTTAGTTTTACATTTGTGTATTGGTTTTGATACATTTGAAGGGAGAGTTGCGCTTGTGAAATACCAAGTTGAACCTGAGTAAGCGCGGAGTCGATTTCTTTTGAATCAATAGTATAAAGAAGGTCTCCTTTTTTTACAAAGTCACCCTCGGAAACTTTGACTTCTGTTACAAAGCCCATAAAACGGCTTGTTATCATCTTTTTATTATCACTTATAACTGTTCCTGAAAGTGTTATGCTCTCTGCTACAAGCGAAGCTCCCAGTGCTAAAAGTATTAAAAATCTCTTCATTTATCTTCTCCATTTGCTAATTTTTCTAATGCGAATATTCTTTCGTTTCTCTTGTTTCTTGCTTGATTAAGTTGCAGAATTTTTTGAATTTGTTCAGACTGTTTTATGATTACGTCACTCATGGAAGAGAGTTTCTCTTTATATCTTCCCTCGTAGTTTTTGTAAATCTCATCAGCAAGAGCCAACTCTTTTTCTAGAGAGATTATATCGTGATTATAAGTGTCAATCTCTGTTTTTATTTTGTCTATCTGAAGTGCTATGCCACTGTTTGCAAGTTGAACTTGAGTCTTTGTTTTTATAAAATCAAGACGTGCCTTTTCAACATTTGCACTGTCTATCCCGCCGTTAAATATATTCCAAGTAAGTCTAGCTCCGATTGTATAGGCTGCATGGTCAGATGCTTCACCCAAAAATGAGTTGTCAGCAGTTGACACTTCTGCAAAAGCCCCAATCATAGGGTAGTACGAAGCCTCAGAGAGTTGAACCATACTTTTTTTAATCCCCAGTCCATTATTTGCTCTTTTTATATCTATGT
This window encodes:
- a CDS encoding efflux RND transporter periplasmic adaptor subunit, coding for MKRFLILLALGASLVAESITLSGTVISDNKKMITSRFMGFVTEVKVSEGDFVKKGDLLYTIDSKEIDSALTQVQLGISQAQLSLQMYQNQYTNVKLNLERHKRLLEKDMVSKFEVENLSLAEQNLANMINIAKKQVTQAEAQLAEVKNQYRYLNIKAPNDGVIVNKNIKVGEMAMPGMPAIILSDLTNLKISAEIAENDLSRIKHGTKVTVNIPSQNIKVIGTVSAIIPNSNPMTHTFQIKISFKNSYKSVYPGMYATVIIK